One Helicobacter pylori genomic window, AACGCCCCTTTTGATTTATTCATTTCAGCAGATATGATTAGACCTAAAAAGCTTTATGATGAAAAAATAACCCCTTTTAAAGAAGAAGTCTATGCTAAAGGCGTGTTGGTTTTATGGAGTGAAGATCTAAAAATGGATTCTTTAGAGATTCTTAAAGACCCTAAAATTAAATATATCGCTATGGCTAATCCTAAACTAGCCCCCTATGGAAAAGCCAGCATGGAAGTCTTAGATCATTTAAAGCTCACTCCTAGTCTTAAATCTAAAATCATTTATGGCGCTTCTATTTCTCAAGCCCATCAATTTGTCGCTACTAAAAACGCTCAAATAGGCTTTGGAGCGTTATCCTTGATGGATAAAAAAGACAAAAACCTCTCTTATTTCATCATTGATAAAGCCCTTTATAACCCTATTGAACAAGCCTTGATCATCACTAAAAATGGGGCTAATAACCCTTTAGCCAAAGTCTTTAAAGATTTTTTATCCAGCCCTAAAGCTAGAGCTGTCTTTAAAGAATACGGCTATATTGTGGATTAAAACGCATAAAAAAGGCGAACAATGGATCATGAGTTTTTGATTACCATGCGTTTGAGCTTTTCTTTAGCTTTTATTACCACCCTTATTTTACTCCCTATAGGGATTTTTTTAGGCTATTTTTTAAGCCTTAAACGCAATCTTTTAACGAGCTTAACAGAAACGCTTGTGTATATGCCTTTAGTTTTACCCCCAAGCGTGCTAGGGTTTTATCTTCTTTTAATTTTTTCGCCTTCTTCTTTTTTGGGAGCGTTTTTACAAGATGCGTTAAATGTGAAACTTGTTTTTAGTTTTCAAGGGCTTATTTTAGGGAGTGTGATTTTTTCTTTACCCTTTATGGTAAGCCCCATTAAAAGCGCGTTAATTTCCTTGCCCGCTTCTTTAAAAGAAGCCAGTTATAGCTTGGGTAAGGGGGAATATTACACCCTTTTTTTTGTCCTGCTCCCTAACATCAAACCCAGTTTATTGATGGCTATCATCACAACTTTTACGCACACTATAGGTGAGTTTGGCGTGGTGATGATGCTTGGGGGTGATATATTAGGGGAAACAAGAGTGGCTAGTATTGCGATTTTTAACGAAGCTGAAGCGCTCAATTATTCTAAAGCCCACCAATACGCCTTAACGCTCACGCTCATTAGTTTTAGCCTTTTATTTGTTACCCTATTTTTAAATAAAAAACAAAGCTCGTTTTTATGATAAAAGCGCGGTTTAAAAAATGCCTTTTAGGATCTAGGGGCGCGTTTGATTTGAATATAGACTTAGAAATTAAAGAAGCAGAAGTTGTCGCTTTATTAGGAGAATCGGGAGCGGGTAAAAGCACGATTTTACGCATTTTAGCGGGGCTTGAAGCGGTGAATAGCGGCTATATTGAAGTCAATCATTCAGTGTGGCTAGACACTCAAAAAAAAATTTTTTTAAAACCACAACAACGAAAAATCGGCTTTGTGTTTCAAGATTACGCTCTATTTCCGCATTTAAACGTGTATCAAAACATCGCCTTTGCTCACCCTAAAGATAAAAATAAAATTCACGAAGTGTTACGCTTAATGCGTTTAGAAAATCTAAGCCAGCAAAAAATTCTTCAACTCTCTGGCGGGCAAGCCCAACGAGTCGCTTTAGCAAGAGCCTTGATCGCAGCCAAGAATCTATTGCTTTTAGATGAGCCTTTAAACGCCCTAGATAACGCCTTAAAAAACGAAGTGCAACAAGGTTTACTTGATTTTATCAAGCGTGAAAATTTAAGCGTGTTATTGGTGAGTCATAACCCCAATGAAATAACCAAACTCGCGCAAACTTTCCTCTTTTTAAACAATGGAATTATTGATTCTAATCAAGAAAATCGGCTTTTTTCAAACCGCTTGTTGATAAAACCTCTCTTTGAAGATGAAAATTATTGCCATTATGAAGTCATTCCTCAAACGATTAGTTTGCCCAAAGATTGTCTGAATCCAACTTTTAAGCTTGATTTCAATCAAGGCAAAAAATTTTAGAAATATTTTTTCATTTTCCTCTTAAAACCCTCTTATTTTTAAACTTTATACACCCGTTTTAGTGTTAGGAATAACGCTAAAATTTTAAGGAGTCGCTCTCATAACAACCGCTAAAATCAAGCTCTTTTATTATCAGCGTTCCATGAAAACAGAGCCAATTTTTTAGCTTTTCAAAAATGCCTCTATCCTTTTGACGCTCTCTGTTTTGCCTAAAATAAAAAGCGCTTCTTTAAGGCCTATCCCGCCCCCCTTACCCAAAAGGGCTAATCTTAAAGGTTGCATGAAACTACCCGCTTTAATCTTTTCTTCTTCAATGATTTGGTGCATGGCGTTTTCTAGCGCGCTTTCATCGTTGAAATCAGCTTTATCTAACGCCAATTTAAATTTTTCTAACAAGGGCATAACGAGCGCTTGATTGAGCTTTTTAAAAACCTTTTCTTCATACTCCATAGGAGCGGTTAAAACCTCATCTATTTTAAGGGCTAATTCTTTTAAGGTTTGAGATCTTTCTTTGAGGGCGTCCAACAAGCGATCCAATTGAGCGGGGTTTAAATGAGAAAGATCGCTAAAACTAAAAGGTTTTAAAAGTTTTAACAATTCCTGCACGCTTTGGTTTTTCAAATAATGAGCGTTGAGCCAATTGAGCTTGTGCCAGCTAAAGCAACTGGGCGAAGAATTCAAATCTTTAGGGTCAAAACATTCCAATAATTCTTGCATGCTAAAAATTTCTTTATCTTGATAGCTCCACCCCAAACGCGCTAAAAAATTCACTAAAGCTTCCTTAAGATAACCCATTTCTTGATAGTCCATCACATTAGTGGCCCCATGGCGTTTGCTTAATTTTTGTCCTTCTTCATTCAAAATCATCGGCACATGGAAAAAATTAGGGATTTTAAAATTCAAAGCTTTATAGAGAACGATTTGTTTAGGGGTGTTAGAAAGGTGATCATCGCCTCTAATCACATCAGTAATCCCCATTAAAGCGTCATCAATAGTAACCACAAAATTATAAGTGGGCGTCCCATCGCTCCTGGCGATGATAAAATCGTCTAATTCGTGAGTGTTCACTCTCACTTCGCCTTTAACCCCGTCATTAAAACTAATGATTTCATTTTGTGGGACTTTAATCCTTACCACAGGCTCTATGCCTTTAGGAGGCGTGCCTTTAAAATCACGATAACGATTGTCATAGCGTGGGGTTTCTTTCCTGGCCTTTTGTTCTTCTCTCAAAGCGTCCAACTCATCTTTACTCATGTAGCAATAATAGGCTTTGTCTTCATCTAAGAGTTTTTGGATGTATTCTTTATAAATTTCAAAGCGTTTGGATTGGTAGAGGATTTCTCCGTCGTGTTCTAGCCCCACCCATTTGAAAGCTTCTATAATGGCGTTAGCCGCTTCTATGGAGTTACGGCTCAAATCCGTGTCTTCAATGCGTAAAAAAAACTTTCCTTGATTGGCTCGTGCAAAAAGATAATTAAAAATGGCTGTCCTTAAGCCTCCTATGTGGAGGTAGCCAGTGGGCGATGGAGCGAAGCGTGTAATGATCAAACTCATTATTCTAACCTTAAAAATAAAATACTCTTATTGTATTCAAAAATGGCTTAAAAATGGTTTCACTTTTTTCTATTAAAATTAGTGTATCATTGAGATTATTTTTAATAGGATCACCCATGCAATTTCCAAAAGCCTTATTACATTCATCATTCTTTTTACCTTTATTTTTATCTTATTGTATCGCTGAAGAAAATGGGGCGTATGCGAGCGTGGGGTTTGAATATTCCATTAGTCATGCAATCCAGCACAATGACCCTTTTTTGAATCAAGAACGCATCCAAATCATTTCTAACGCTCAAAACCAAATCTACAAACTCAATCAAGTCAAAAATGAAATCACCAGCATGCCCAACACCTTTAACCACATCAACAACGCTTTAAAAAACGATGCTAAATTAACCCCCACTGAAAAGCAAGCCGAAACCTACTACCTGCAATCCACGCTTCAAAACATTGAAAAAATAGTCACGCTTAGCGGTGGCATTGCATCTAACCCACAATTAGCCCAAGCGTTAGAAAAAATGCAAGAACCCATTACTAACCCTTTAGAATTAGCAGAAAACTTAAAAAATTTAGAATTGCAATTTGCTCAATCTCAAAACCGCATGCTTTCTTCTTTATCTTCTCAAATCGCTGCAATTTCAAATTCTTTGAACGCGCTTGATTCTAACTCTTATTCTAAAAACATTTCAAGCATGTATGGGATGAGTTTGAGCGTAGGGTATAAGCATTTCTTCACTAAGAAAAAAAATCAAGGGTTTCGCTATTATTTGTTCTATGACTATGGTTACACTAATTTTGGTTTTGTGGGCAATGGCTTTGATGGTTTAGGCAAAATGAATAACCACCTCTATGGGCTTGGAATAGACTATCTTTATAATTTCATTGATAATTCACAAAAACATTCTAGCGTGGGTTTTTATATAGGCTTTGCTTTAGCGGGGAGTTCGTGGGTAGGGAGTGGTTTAGGCATGTGGGTGAGTCAAAGGGATTTTATCAACAATTATTTGACTGGTTATCAGGCTAAAATGCACACGAGTTTTTTCCAAATCCCTTTGAATTTTGGGGTTCGTGTGAATGTCAATAGGCATAACGGCTTTGAAATGGGCTTAAAGATCCCTTTAGCGGTCAATTCCTTTTATGAAACGCATGGCAAAGGGTTAGATACTTCCCTCTTTTTCAAACGCCTTGTGGCGTTTAACGTGAGTTATGTTTATAGTTTTTAGGGGGGTAAATGCCTTCAAACGCTCTTTCTGTTGAAGAAATCGCTCATTTAATCAACGTTTCTCATAGCAGCGTGCGTAATTGGATCAAAACCAATCTTTTAGAGAAACTAGAGATTGATCATAAAATTTATGTGAAAACAAGCTCTTTTTTAGATTTTTGCCGCAACCATTTAGGGAAAAACAAGCTTAACAAATACGCTAACAAATCCTTAAAAGGCACGCATAACCATCAAGAATTGATTTTAAAATACCTAAAAATATTAGAAAATAGCTCTGATTTAGAAAAGTTGGGTTCTTATTATGAGGAAGAACTTTCTAACACCACCAGAAATTTAGAAGGCATTTACTACACTCCTAATAAGATAGTAGAACAACTTTTCACTCTCCCCAAAGATTTTGATACCACTCAAGCGATTTTTTGCGATCCGGCTGTGGGGAGCGGGAATTTTATCATGCATGCTTTAAAACTGGGTTTTAAGGTTGAAAATATCTATGGCTATGATACAGACGCTTTTGCTGTCGCTTTGACTAAAAAGCGTATTAAAGAGCGTTATCGTTTAGATTGCTCTAATATCATGCAAAAAGATTTTTTAAATTTAAAACATGCCCCGCAATTTGATTGCATTTTCACTAACCCGCCATGGGGTAAGAAATACAACCAAAACCAAAAAGAAACTTTCAAACAGAAATTCAACCTCTCTCAAAGCCTAGATAGCGCGTCGCTCTTTTTTATAGCGAGTTTGAATTGCTTAAAAGAAAACGCTCATTTGGGGCTATTATTACCAGAAAGTTGTTTGAATATTGATGCGTTTAAAAAAATGCGAGAAGTGGCTTTAAAGTTTCAAATGAGAAGCCTGATTGATTTTGACAAACCCTTTAAAAATCTAATGACTAGGGCTGTGGGTTTGGTGCTTAAAAAAATCCCTAACAAGGATCAAAAAATCTCATGCTTTTATCAAAATAAACTATTCAAACGCTCACCCTCTTCTTTTTTCAACAACCCTAAAAAGATTTTTAATATCCATTGCTCTCACCAAAAAAATAAAATTTTAGACCACCTTTTTTCTATTCCTCATATCACTTTAAAAAATAACGCTCATTTTGCTTTAGGGATTGTTACAGGCAACAATAAAGAAAAATTACGCTCCAAG contains:
- a CDS encoding class I SAM-dependent methyltransferase: MPSNALSVEEIAHLINVSHSSVRNWIKTNLLEKLEIDHKIYVKTSSFLDFCRNHLGKNKLNKYANKSLKGTHNHQELILKYLKILENSSDLEKLGSYYEEELSNTTRNLEGIYYTPNKIVEQLFTLPKDFDTTQAIFCDPAVGSGNFIMHALKLGFKVENIYGYDTDAFAVALTKKRIKERYRLDCSNIMQKDFLNLKHAPQFDCIFTNPPWGKKYNQNQKETFKQKFNLSQSLDSASLFFIASLNCLKENAHLGLLLPESCLNIDAFKKMREVALKFQMRSLIDFDKPFKNLMTRAVGLVLKKIPNKDQKISCFYQNKLFKRSPSSFFNNPKKIFNIHCSHQKNKILDHLFSIPHITLKNNAHFALGIVTGNNKEKLRSKQEKNTIPIFRGSDILKDRLKAPSQFINADLKDCQQVAPLSLYQAREKIVYKFIYSKLVFFYDNEQRLFLNSANMFVLKENFPINAHALKELLNSDLMQFIFESLFKTHKILRKDLECLPLFAQFINNNFDEKFYLKNLGIEKKDPKHFTIRKNHACCLSFGFRG
- the modB gene encoding molybdate ABC transporter permease subunit — encoded protein: MDHEFLITMRLSFSLAFITTLILLPIGIFLGYFLSLKRNLLTSLTETLVYMPLVLPPSVLGFYLLLIFSPSSFLGAFLQDALNVKLVFSFQGLILGSVIFSLPFMVSPIKSALISLPASLKEASYSLGKGEYYTLFFVLLPNIKPSLLMAIITTFTHTIGEFGVVMMLGGDILGETRVASIAIFNEAEALNYSKAHQYALTLTLISFSLLFVTLFLNKKQSSFL
- the gltX gene encoding glutamate--tRNA ligase, producing the protein MSLIITRFAPSPTGYLHIGGLRTAIFNYLFARANQGKFFLRIEDTDLSRNSIEAANAIIEAFKWVGLEHDGEILYQSKRFEIYKEYIQKLLDEDKAYYCYMSKDELDALREEQKARKETPRYDNRYRDFKGTPPKGIEPVVRIKVPQNEIISFNDGVKGEVRVNTHELDDFIIARSDGTPTYNFVVTIDDALMGITDVIRGDDHLSNTPKQIVLYKALNFKIPNFFHVPMILNEEGQKLSKRHGATNVMDYQEMGYLKEALVNFLARLGWSYQDKEIFSMQELLECFDPKDLNSSPSCFSWHKLNWLNAHYLKNQSVQELLKLLKPFSFSDLSHLNPAQLDRLLDALKERSQTLKELALKIDEVLTAPMEYEEKVFKKLNQALVMPLLEKFKLALDKADFNDESALENAMHQIIEEEKIKAGSFMQPLRLALLGKGGGIGLKEALFILGKTESVKRIEAFLKS
- the modA gene encoding molybdate ABC transporter substrate-binding protein, producing the protein MKNAFKAFALLIVFFSSALLAQDLKIAAAANLTRTLKALVKEFQKEHPKDAVKISFNSSGKLYAQIAQNAPFDLFISADMIRPKKLYDEKITPFKEEVYAKGVLVLWSEDLKMDSLEILKDPKIKYIAMANPKLAPYGKASMEVLDHLKLTPSLKSKIIYGASISQAHQFVATKNAQIGFGALSLMDKKDKNLSYFIIDKALYNPIEQALIITKNGANNPLAKVFKDFLSSPKARAVFKEYGYIVD
- the hopJ gene encoding Hop family outer membrane protein HopJ/HopK, which gives rise to MQFPKALLHSSFFLPLFLSYCIAEENGAYASVGFEYSISHAIQHNDPFLNQERIQIISNAQNQIYKLNQVKNEITSMPNTFNHINNALKNDAKLTPTEKQAETYYLQSTLQNIEKIVTLSGGIASNPQLAQALEKMQEPITNPLELAENLKNLELQFAQSQNRMLSSLSSQIAAISNSLNALDSNSYSKNISSMYGMSLSVGYKHFFTKKKNQGFRYYLFYDYGYTNFGFVGNGFDGLGKMNNHLYGLGIDYLYNFIDNSQKHSSVGFYIGFALAGSSWVGSGLGMWVSQRDFINNYLTGYQAKMHTSFFQIPLNFGVRVNVNRHNGFEMGLKIPLAVNSFYETHGKGLDTSLFFKRLVAFNVSYVYSF
- a CDS encoding ATP-binding cassette domain-containing protein, with the translated sequence MIKARFKKCLLGSRGAFDLNIDLEIKEAEVVALLGESGAGKSTILRILAGLEAVNSGYIEVNHSVWLDTQKKIFLKPQQRKIGFVFQDYALFPHLNVYQNIAFAHPKDKNKIHEVLRLMRLENLSQQKILQLSGGQAQRVALARALIAAKNLLLLDEPLNALDNALKNEVQQGLLDFIKRENLSVLLVSHNPNEITKLAQTFLFLNNGIIDSNQENRLFSNRLLIKPLFEDENYCHYEVIPQTISLPKDCLNPTFKLDFNQGKKF